One window from the genome of Osmerus eperlanus chromosome 1, fOsmEpe2.1, whole genome shotgun sequence encodes:
- the ap5b1 gene encoding AP-5 complex subunit beta-1, translating into MAANNWPEKIVAFLRSPSEFLSCTTPEAFLAELLRELRDDRASDNVKILLLSPLCEHPMLLCPSVTVGEETALELMSVLSYCSPKALSLRCNLLLTLTSVLLCSSCVSTHSRASQDFLDLLLETVQDTNDHRSGAVVRPLRATACDCLRELEACCPGLLSQHLELLSGLRQQENSRLHQAYSWLHALGLRNAVYLLTQQAGAGAGELKAVLGGNEGLVLESSHTDIALFSPLTLSPTGRAPSLQTGPDCKELRSLLSSLLEESYLLTPLAQATLLRGLVEVVSMVPAVSPVIFKAQLLRLLGTSEVCLLHATLLMKAAFTDSLFSSEDEAFLLKRLVGLSQHPLISTPEKLFYMDCILHFPENRPISSGDWDDSLPVLLTPRLAAALVPTVFNDSSSMLARLNLLSLVYLEEGEDGDGEGGRGLAYLYDHLTSLLRIVENHGSREMVVTFFRASLLFLLHFSHVERHCENLTQRLCRLYLGHTRLAPHLINLADRAQERLEESDWAVALLRALQQAITEAPLAVLTLQTLRWHLKVLGRVAEEGDVPQKSTLSFLLSVVTSPTLCLSGDWRLGNGLLGVCRRLLLHPSLDILLNPLADLLQHLTCHYGDTDIQDHARLYYTLLTTLSKEKLGAVLGQGRAQGGLQAKVRSLSAIMSESEELTSGLTVHRTQLTLLRLVKMDNHLKPEREMKPTPNEEPQHDLTQDLVVGEMQEYRAQFQNGAFASEIILDYQLTYTGVHDPRFDQLFSIHLHFDLTDPHYEDVSDISVPCLFRERKPPVVRLRLRPRRPYPTTLKASAVFTTQDGLSWRTALADLQVTFPQLFLPLSAPLVWGEEHRYRLFEVMWKEMSSRDSETDLADNASSLFCCELSDSSLVLMIEKHFQPFVISEVSEKDPGKSKVLFFLPPKSHVLLKISMEEDAVQISIATDNWKLLPFINSYLQMITREQQPAA; encoded by the exons ATGGCGGCGAACAACTGGCCAGAGAAAATCGTCGCGTTCTTACGCAGTCCGTCTGAGTTTTTGTCCTGCACTACGCCGGAGGCTTTCCTCGCCGAGTTATTGCGCGAGCTGAGAGACGACAGAGCCAGTGACAATGTCAAG ATCCTCCTGCTGTCTCCACTGTGTGAGCACCCTATGCTGTTATGCCCTTCAGTCACAGTGGGTGAGGAAACAGCTCTGGAGCTAATGTCAGTGCTGTCCTATTGTTCGCCCAAGGCTCTTTCACTCCGCTGCAACCTCCtcctaaccttaacttcagtGCTCCTCTGCTCTTCGTGTGTGAGTACACACTCTCGCGCCTCTCAAGACTTCCTTGACCTCCTCCTTGAGACAGTCCAAGACACTAATGACCACAGAAGTGGGGCAGTGGTACGCCCCCTTCGGGCAACAGCCTGTGACTGCCTCAGGGAGCTGGAGGCCTGCTGCCCAGGTTTGCTGTCCCAACATCTGGAACTCCTGAGTGGTCTGAGGCAACAGGAAAACTCGAGGCTTCACCAGGCCTATTCTTGGCTCCATGCTCTGGGGCTGAGGAATGCTGTGTATCTGCTCACCCAGCAGGCAGGAGCCGGCGCTGGGGAGCTGAAAGCTGTGCTAGGGGGGAATGAGGGTCTCGTGTTGGAAAGTTCCCACACGGACATAgcccttttttcccctctcactCTTAGTCCCACTGGCAGGGCCCCTTCCCTGCAGACCGGCCCAGACTGTAAGGAGCTACGGTCTCTGCTCTCCTCGCTTCTAGAGGAGTCCTACCTTCTCACGCCCCTGGCCCAGGCTACACTGCTGAGAGGACTGGTAGAGGTTGTTTCCATGGTGCCGGCTGTTTCCCCAGTGATCTTTAAAGCTCAGCTGCTCCGTCTTCTAGGCACGTCTGAG GTGTGCCTACTCCATGCTACTCTGCTGATGAAGGCTGCTTTCACAGATAGCTTGTTCAGTTCTGAGGACGAGGCCTTCCTTCTCAAGCGCCTCGTAGGTTTATCCCAACACCCCCTCATAAGCACACCTGAGAAGCTCTTCTACATGGACTGCATCCTGCACTTTCCAGAGAACCGTCCAATCAGCAGTGGGGATTGGGATGACAGCCTGCCTGTGCTACTGACCCCTCGACTAGCTGCAGCCCTGGTGCCAACGGTGTTCAATGACAGCTCCAGCATGTTGGCCAGACTCAACCTGCTCTCCCTGGTCTacttggaggaaggagaggacggcgatggagagggagggaggggccttgCCTACCTGTACGACCACCTGACATCGCTCCTCCGCATTGTGGAGAACCACGGCAGCAGGGAGATGGTGGTGACCTTCTTCCgagcctccctcctcttcctcctccacttctctcacGTGGAGCGCCACTGTGAGAACCTGACCCAGAGACTATGTAGGCTGTACCTCGGACACACCCGGCTGGCCCCACACCTCATCAACCTGGCTGACCGTgcccaggagaggctggaggagtcgGACTGGGCCGTGGCTCTCCTCAGGGCTCTGCAGCAAGCCATCACCGAGGCCCCGCTGGCTGTGCTCACCCTGCAAACCCTCCGCTGGCACCTCAAGGTGCTGGGACGTGTGGCCGAGGAAGGGGACGTCCCTCAGAAGAGCACCCTTAGCTTCCTGCTCAGTGTCGTCACGTCCCCCACTTTGTGCTTGAGCGGGGATTGGCGTTTAGGGAACGGCCTGCTAGGTGTGTGTCGGCGTCTGCTCTTGCACCCCAGCTTGGATATCCTCCTCAACCCACTGGCTGACCTCCTGCAGCACCTCACCTGTCACTACGGCGACACGGACATCCAGGACCACGCGCGTCTGTACTACACCCTGCTGACCACCCTCTCCAAGGAGAAGCTGGGGGCCGTGTTAGGGCAGGGGCGGGCTCAGGGTGGCCTGCAGGCCAAGGTACGCTCACTTTCTGCAATCATGTCTGAGAGTGAGGAGCTGACTAGCGGTCTGACCGTGCACAGAACACAACTAACCCTGCTGAGGCTGGTCAAGATGGACAACCACCTAaaaccagagagagaaatgaagccCACACCCAACGAAGAACCACAGCATGACCTGACCCAAGATCTAGTTGTAGGGGAGATGCAGGAGTACAGAGCCCAGTTCCAGAACGGTGCCTTTGCCTCTGAGATCATCCTAGACTACCAGCTGACCTACACCGGAGTTCACGACCCGAGATTTGATCAGCTCTTCAGCATACACCTGCACTTCGACCTCACGGACCCGCACTACGAGGATGTGAGTGACATCAGTGTTCCGTGCCTGTTCAGAGAGCGGAAGCCTCCGGTGGTGAGGCTGAGACTGAGGCCCAGGAGGCCGTACCCCACCACCTTGAAAGCCAGCGCTGTCTTTACCACCCAGGATGGGCTCTCCTGGCGCACTGCTCTTGCAGACCTGCAGGTTACCTTCCCTCAATTATTTCTTCCCCTGTCTGCCCCCCTGGTGTGGGGAGAAGAACACAGGTATAGGCTCTTCGAGGTCATGTGGAAGGAAATGAGCTCTAGGGATTCAGAGACGGATTTAGCTGACAATGCTTCAAGCCTCTTCTGCTGTGAACTGAGTGACTCATCCTTAGTTCTGATGATAGAGAAGCACTTTCAGCCATTTGTGATCTCAGAAGTGTCTGAGAAAGATCCAGGGAAGAGCAAAGTGCTGTTCTTCCTCCCGCCCAAGTCTCATGTTCTTTTGAAAATCAGCATGGAGGAGGACGCTGTGCAGATCAGTATCGCTACAGACAACTGGAAACTTTTGCCTTTCATTAACTCTTACCTACAGATGATTACCAGAGAGCAGCAGCCTGCAGCTTGA
- the cfap92 gene encoding uncharacterized protein cfap92, which yields MEAKEVCEFSDSKGSSRESIHCHSPEFDTGVYPDNGVRDSDTENDQLDSQSEVQHMDQGIQNSLSNSHHDKSTQQVRDDSHNVTWKISIVIAIPKGEDEDHVAIEKEKKRPKKVLSSGVFEAPKAQGYYHIEYNLLPDDPEPTKVDLVMFGLAAKIYIDNEAKVLKPWHEGDQVWLGWSQSVKVRVTRELLIKLASHKVTFRVWDTKDRVSTKARNDRPKAFRLPQTRSGEETDHLGATPDCEAARYGGVKQIVYKLRSVFEKENPRTRLSSKGRGDATSIDFKNFSEMNCATAAVNSSSVKDKNLAVFRKKVPQKPTQDNAAYLENIQKNGSALVELSLLHLLTGDRSLTDCLVTCSSGVYEGLCNITVDRPLISEDLKAQLNPLVITILSASSLPSTPVPFQVLEEKCLPVYCQYRFHNLKVHRSKGREHRSNIYFKDVNVILTGLLSPGELQEFLQGPPLEIEVHDRDRKVEKPSSGPALFGTEPNDDKLSSVILVSGKRTTYNPLRAKTKQYNPYGVARLNLSGLLHGERCVKLNIPIECCRPPQLLGSERNEWEKKLTAMPGVVEGAPDHAMPMGHYLDANSQLKVQVEIACPFNMESGSEGALYSPFGRIIYIFKYNNVSVVAKLRSEIQKINAAAFQLDSQSNETIERILSSYKMTAPERGSVDLDTVTGFHMLDKQIHLFVLEGLKHKAIKRLWKTVPIKLMGSEEEQVMVLYNSDLSFSKRLYDTLDISLRPVHLHEPLEAIMRQPLVYVRDMVPHTCFQAMSRLSVLCKLRKLKDVVRNNLFPSAEMVLSMSKEFGIVPGKWEQRLIAKTQKQPEFSPMHASENTRRPLSTYNSRYIQWKQDVADKQLLSQTKDFIQVNIEEVQQASLQVKKPKVAVLVAEQAKDSAAHNYSIQTMNSTEQARELLRKEMAKEPTRRFTYSQHYHTATVDPRDVKSEMTTSDARSRSAWRTYDGFIYPGFKSSIESNEHPGHPDEARVEALRKPWRENILHENTLRPTLARDRWPWRERHQDFQIYTQTDQDFSTPVSIHLAGERLQQEQQQAAWSQYSRWRRKVLPGGSTVSGRRVPEFRCYMGGAPGQLPAKLQNLLKDGPMKYSLRKPGMALKPVPSLSVVQRSPSSERKTNIAFAPGLLQDQSLMQDNNMIPRHNSQYSKFHFRQVGKLYYERQPRNKRNREGE from the exons ATGGAAGCCAAAGAAGTATGTGAGTTCTCAGACTCAAAGGGAAGCAGCAGAGAGTCTATCCATTGTCACTCACCCGAGTTTGACACTGGAGTTTATCCTGACAATGGAGTCCGTGACAGTGACACAGAAAATGACCAGTTGGATTCCCAAAGTGAAGTGCAACATATGGACCAAGGCATACAGAATTCACTGTCAAATTCACATCATGATAAATCCACACAGCAAGTCAGAGATGATTCACATAATGTCACATGGAAAATTAGCATTGTTATAGCTATTCCAAAAG gagaggatgaggatcaTGTTGCTATTGAAAAGGAAAAGAAGAGGCCAAAGAAAGTGTTGTCCAGTGGCGTTTTTGAGGCTCCCAAAGCTCAAGGCTACTATCACATAGAATATAACTTGCTACCAGATGATCCAGAACCAACCAAAGTGGACCTTGTGATGTTTGGGCTTGCAGCTAAAATCTACATCGACAATGAAGCAAAG GTGTTAAAGCCATGGCATGAGGGAGACCAGGTGTGGCTGGGCTGGTCTCAGTCTGTAAAAGTCAGAGTCACTCGAGAGCTACTGATTAAACTAGCGTCCCACAAGGTCACATTTAGAGTTTGGGACACAAAGGACAGAGTGTCTACCAAAGCCAGAAATGACCGACCCAAAGCCTTCAGACTGCCACAGAccaggagtggggaggagaccGATCATTTAG GGGCTACCCCAGACTGTGAGGCGGCGAGATACG GTGGTGTTAAGCAGATAGTGTATAAGCTGAGATCTGTCTTTGAGAAGGAGAACCCAAGGACCAGATTATCTTCTAAGGGACGTGGAGATGCAACATCAATAGATTTTAAGAACTTCTCTGAGATGAACTGTGCAACAG CTGCTGTGAATAGCAGCTCAGTGAAAGACAAGAACCTGGCGGTTTTCAGAAAGAAGGTTCCTCAGAAACCCACTCAGGACAATGCTGCTTATCTGGAGAACATCCAGAAGAACGGATCAGCCTTGGTGGAGCTAAGTCTTCTTCATCTACTGACAG GAGACAGGTCGCTGACTGATTGCCTGGTCACCTGTTCGTCGGGGGTGTATGAGGGCCTGTGCAACATAACTGTGGACAGGCCACTAATCTCAGAGGACCTGAAAGCTCAGCTCAACCCACTGGTCATCACCATCCTGTCtgcttcctccctgccctccactcCTGTCCCCTTCCAAGTCTTGGAG GAGAAGTGTCTTCCGGTGTATTGCCAGTACAGGTTCCACAACTTGAAAGTGCACAGGTCTAAAGGCAGAGAACACCGCTCTAACATCTACTTCAAAGACGTCAATGTGATTCTAACAGGCCTGCTGAGCCCTGGGGAGCTGCAGGAGTTCCTCCAAGGCCCTCCGCTGGAGATAGAGGTCCACGACCGGGACAGGAAGGTGGAGAAGCCTTCCTCCGGTCCCGCCCTATTTGGTACCGAGCCCAATGATGACAAACTGAGCAGTGTGATCCTGGTCAGTGGCAAACGCACAACCTACAACCCCTTGAGGGCAAAGACCAAGCAGTACAACCCATACGGCGTAGCCAGGCTGAACCTGTCTGGCCTGCTCcatggagagagatgtgtgaaGCTCAACATACCTATCGAATGCTGCCGTCCACCACAGCTGCTGGGAAGTGAGAGGAATGAGTGGGAGAAGAAATTGACGGCCATGCCAGGCGTGGTTGAAGGAGCCCCAGATCACGCCATGCCAATGGGGCATTACTTAGATGCCAACTCCCAGCTCAAAGTGCAGGTTGAAATAGCTTGCCCTTTCAACATGGAGAGCGGCAGCGAGGGAGCGCTATATTCCCCGTTTGGTCGCATCATTTACATCTTCAAATACAACAACGTGTCTGTCGTGGCCAAGCTGAGGTCAGAGATTCAAAAGATCAACGCAGCAGCTTTCCAGTTGGACTCCCAGTCAAACGAGACCATTGAACGAATCCTTTCCAGTTACAAAATGACAGCCCCGGAGAGGGGGAGTGTTGATCTGGACACTGTTACTGGATTCCATATGCTGGATAAGCAGATACACCTTTTTGTCCTTGAAGGTCTAAAGCATAAAGCCATCAAAAGGCTCTGGAAAACAGTCCCTATAAA GCTGATGGGGAGTGAAGAGGAACAGGTGATGGTTCTCTACAACTCAGATCTGAGCTTCTCCAAACGCCTGTATGACACCCTGGACATCAGTCTGAGACCCGTTCACCTCCACGAGCCACTGGAGGCCATCATGAGACAGCCTCTGGTCTATGTCAGAGACATGGTCCCCCATACCTGCTTCCAAGCCATGTCACG ATTAAGCGTCCTGTGTAAACTGCGGAAGCTGAAAGATGTGGTGAGGAACAACCTGTTCCCCTCAGCCGAGATGGTTCTCAGCATGAGCAAGGAATTTGGAATAGTTCCTGGGAAATGGGAGCAAAGGCTGATTGCAAAGACCCAAAAGCAGCCTGAGTTCTCCCCCATGCATGCCTCTGAGAACACACGCAGACCCCTCAGCACCTACAACTCACGCTACATTCAATGGAAACAAGACGTTGCCGACAAGCAGCTGCTCAGTCAGACCAAAGACTTCATCCAG GTTAACATTGAGGAGGTGCAACAAGCCAGTCTTCAAGTAAAGAAGCCAAAGGTAGCAGTATTAGTTGCTGAGCAGGCTAAAGACAGTGCAGCCCACAACTACAGTATCCAGACCATGAACTCAACTGAGCAGGCTAGGGAACTGCTGCGCAAGGAGATGGCCAAG GAACCAACTCGGAGGTTCACCTACAGCCAGCATTACCACACAGCCACAGTGGATCCCAGAGATGTGAAGTCTGAGATGACAACCTCAGACGCCAGGTCCAGGTCGGCCTGGCGCACTTACGATGGCTTCATATACCCGGGCTTCAAGAGCAGCATCGAGTCCAACGAGCACCCAGGACATCCGGACGAGGCTCGTGTGGAGGCACTGAGAAAG CCCTGGAGGGAAAACATCCTGCATGAGAACACTCTGAGGCCCACGCTGGCACGGGACAGATGGCCCTGGAGGGAGCGCCACCAGGACTTTCAGATCTACACCCAGACTGATCAGGACTTCAGTACCCCTGTCTCCATCCACCTGGCTG GAGAGAGGCTtcagcaggagcagcagcaggcagCCTGGTCTCAGTACTCCAGGTGGCGGAGGAAGGTGCTCCCAGGCGGCAGTACCGTGTCTGGCAGGCGGGTCCCAGAGTTCAGGTGCTACATGGGTGGAGCTCCAGGGCAGCTCCCAGCCAAGCTCCAGAACCTGCTGAAGGATGGGCCCATGAAGTACTCCCTCAGAAAGCCAGGAATGGCCCTCAAG CCTGTGCCTTCACTGTCTGTGGTTCAGAGATCTCCGTCTTCAGAGAGGAAGACCAACATCGCATTCGCTCCTGGGCTTTTACAGGACCAAAGCCTGATGCAGGATAACAATATGATACCAAGACACAATTCCCAGTACAGCAAGTTCCACTTCAGGCAAGTTGGCAAGCTTTATTATGAAAGACAACCACGAAATAAACGCAACAGAGAAGGAGAATAG
- the efcc1 gene encoding EF-hand and coiled-coil domain-containing protein 1: MDNADTNDPYSRPARRTQWIVSTLAYHYGLDRGVENEIIVLATGLDQYLQEIFHHMDCQGDGKIPVEDFNILCKILGLNKDSNSEECAGILDNLPNEFTFRQFHAKLCGYFSTKAGCQYDNGRLLVGKESEHIETQIRLRSPLRRRERLFSVGVGGRRGRGSSPTSERHASGCKQLGSCPRECYEEIVALEEAEDRITKLEEENASLRELVEDMRAALQSSDARSLALQVGLWKSHSKHKPEAGCFIVHQKQTAQKKSTYGCTKTSRYDSQKSLNSYLHEVELICSSQDGQIEEAMLCNQKLVQELRSSRETVAALEDCNKSLKQEQVDMRRKVEEARQAVLSGLGKVKELEAKASHVPVLQQHVQQIESELLYYRSELSKLQIPCSTRARQQVTGRPGQEFCLDSQHDRRSPTGRAETTLDNMEEQLFRSVEGQAASDEEEDKWTGEQQRQVDEVKRILTRLSCCGDRCEDKAVKKLLSHFGGSRSEESRSAVVELLEKVTRLNKQLELKESQACKAELDMDQMKDSLVQELQQKAEEAEMLQMELQMLETERVRLSLVEEKLVDVLQLLQQLRDLNVSRRSLGKILLSTLESCSDPQHGKAHILEVLNALYHELAACEILSSGAPQEQTSQSLNALVISC, encoded by the exons atggaTAATGCCGATACCAACGATCCATACAGCCGACCCGCGCGCAGGACACAATGGATAGTAAGTACTTTGGCTTACCATTATGGATTGGATCGAGGAGTCGAGAACGAAATAATAGTTTTGGCCACAGGGTTGGATCAGTATTTGCAGGAGATTTTCCATCATATGGACTGTCAAGGAGACGGCAAAATTCCTGTAGAGGACTTTAATATTTTATGTAAAATCTTAGGACTGAACAAAGACTCAAATTCGGAGGAATGTGCTGGTATATTGGACAATTTGCCAAACGAGTTTACTTTTAGACAATTTCATGCAAAACTATGTGGATACTTCAGCACTAAAGCAGGGTGCCAATACGATAATGGAAGATTACTTGTTGGGAAGGAGAGCGAGCATATAGAAACGCAGATCCGTCTCAGGAGTCctttgaggaggagagaaagattaTTTTCTGTGGGCGTCGGTGGACGAAGGGGCCGAGGGTCTTCTCCTACCTCGGAAAGACATGCATCGGGTTGCAAACAACTGGGGTCGTGCCCACGGGAATGTTACGAGGAAATAGTGGCACTTGAAGAAGCTGAAGACAGGATAACCAAACTGGAGGAGGAAAATGCAAGTCTCAGAGAATTAGTTGAGGACATGCGTGCAGCTCTTCAGAGCAGTGATGCCCGGTCGTTGGCCTTACAG GTGGGACTTTGGAAAAGTCACTCTAAACACAAACCAGAAGCTGGCTGTTTCATTGTCCACCAGAAACAAACTGCTCAGAAAAAAAGCACGTACGGTTGCACTAAAACCAGCAGATATGACAGCCAGAAGAGCCTGAATAGTTACCTCCACGAGGTAGAGTTGATCTGCAGCTCTCAGGATGGCCAGATTGAGGAGGCCATGCTGTGTAACCAGAAACTGGTGCAGGAGCTGCGGAGCTCCAGGGAGACTGTGGCTGCCCTGGAGGACTGTAACAAGTCCTTGAAGCAGGAGCAAGTGGACATGAGGAGAAAGGTGGAAGAGGCCAGACAGGCAGTGCTCAGTGGCCTGGGCAaggtgaaggagctggaggccaAAGCAAGCCATGTCCCAGTACTCCAGCAACATGTTCAGCAGATAGAGTCTGAGCTCCTCTACTACAG ATCTGAGTTGTCCAAACTACAAATCCCATGCAGCACCAGGGCAAGGCAGCAGGTCACGGGCAGACCAGGACAGGAATTCTGCCTGGACTCCCAGCATGACCGGCGGTCTCCTACAGGGCGAGCAGAGACCACACTAGACAACA TGGAGGAGCAACTGTTCCGCTCTGTGGAGGGCCAGGCGGCgtcagacgaggaggaggacaagtggACAGGAGAGCAACAGAGACAGGTGGACGAGGTGAAGAGGATTCTCACCAGGCTGTCCTGCTGTGGGGACAG GTGTGAAGATAAGGCGGTGAAGAAGCTACTGTCCCACTTTGGAGGCTCCAGAAGCGAGGAGAGccgcagtgctgtggtggagctcCTGGAGAAAGTCACCAGGCTGAACAAGCAGCTGGAGCTCAAGGAAAGTCAGGCTTGCAAGGCTGAGCTCGACATGGACCAG ATGAAGGACTCTCTGGTGCAGGAGCTGCAGCAGAAGGCCGAGGAAGCAGAGATGCTCCAGATGGAGCTGCAGATGCTGGAGACGGAGAGAGTGCGACTGTCCCTTGTCGAGGAGAAACTGGTGGATGTTCTACAGCTCCTGCAGCAGCTCAGGGACCTG AATGTGTCCCGGAGGTCTCTTGGGAAGATCTTGCTAAGCACTTTGGAGTCCTGTAGCGATCCTCAACATG GGAAAGCCCACATACTGGAGGTTCTCAACGCTCTGTATCATGAGCTGGCTGCCTGTGAGATTCTGTCTTCTGGAGCACCACAGGAACAAACTAGCCAGTCCCTGAACGCTCTGGTCATCTCCTGTTGA
- the acad9 gene encoding complex I assembly factor ACAD9, mitochondrial, whose amino-acid sequence MNINRLIILSKSVKFGKSLLTSNARHTGKHITLWLRPHRTFKTNARNLAYAKDLFLGKVNKEEVFPYPEIGNEELEEMNMFVAPVEKFFNEQVDSKRIDHEAKIPPETLNGLKELGLFGIQVPEEYGGLGLSNTMYARLGEIISLDGSIAVTLAAHQAIGLKGILIAGSEEQKAKYLPKLASGEHVAAFCLTEPGSGSDAASIQTRGTLSEDGTHYLISGSKIWISNGGMADVMTVFARTEVVDKDGVKKDKISAFIVERAFGGITSGKPEDKLGIRGSNTCEVSFDSTPVPVENVIGEVGAGFKVAMNILNSGRFSMGSAGAGMIKKLIELTAEYAGTRKQFNKKLSEFGMIQEKFAVMAQNAFVMESMAYLTAGMMDRPGVPDCSLEAAMVKVFSSEGGWVCVSEALQVLGGLGYTKNYPYERYLRDCRILLIFEGTNEILRMYIALTGMQYAGKILTGKIKELKKGNVGVVADMVGKRLREFANMPRDMGLTGADGVVHPSLTESTKKLEQSVMFFGNTVESLLYRYGKTLVDEQLVLKRVADILINLYAMTAVLSRTSRSIRIGLKNHDHEVLLTNTFCTEAFHKNNYLMFQLQKNSPENNDANIKKIAQAVLEQRAYICSHPLDRTF is encoded by the exons ATGAATATCAACAGACTTATAATTCTTTCCAAATCTGTCAAATTTGGAAAGAGTTTGCTTACATCTAATGCACGGCATACTGGAAAACATATCACCTTGTGGTTGCGTCCTCATCGAACCTTCAAAACAAATGCAAGGAATCTTGCCTACGCAAAGGACCTGTTCCTTGGAAAAGTAAATAAA GAAGAGGTGTTCCCGTATCCAGAGATAGGAAATGAAGAATTGGAGGAGATGAATATGTTTGTTGCACCAGTAGAGAAGTTCTTCAACGAGCAAG tTGATTCAAAGAGAATTGATCATGAAGCCAAGATTCCACCAGAGACCTTGAATGGGTTGAAAGAGCTTGGGCTGTTTGGGATCCAGGTGCCAGAGGAATATG GGGGACTTGGCCTGTCCAACACCATGTATGCTCGCCTCGGAGAGATAATCTCCTTGGATGGCTCCATTGCTGTAACACTAGCAGCCCATCAAGCCATTGGTCTTAAG GGGATCCTGATTGCAGGGAGTGAAGAACAAAAGGCTAAATATCTACCCAAACTGGCCTCAGGAGAGCATGTGGCAGCTTTCTGTCTCACTGAACCTGGAAG TGGAAGTGATGCTGCCTCTATACAAACCCGTGGCACTCTGTCTGAAGATGGGACACATTACCTTATCAGTGGTTCCAAG ATTTGGATATCTAACGGGGGAATGGCAGATGTGATGACCGTTTTCGCAAGGACAGAGGTGGTGGACAAGGATGGTGTGAAGAAGGACAAGATCTCCGCCTTCATTGTGGAGAGGGCCTTTGGAGGGATCACCAGTGGCAAGCCTGAAGACAAACTAGGCATCCGTGGATCCAACA CGTGCGAAGTGTCCTTTGACAGCACCCCAGTGCCGGTGGAGAATGTTATAGGAGAAGTTGGAGCTGGATTTAAG GTAGCAATGAATATCCTGAATTCGGGCAGGTTCAGTATGGGCAGTGCAGGTGCTGGAATGATAAAGAAGCTGATAG AgttgacggcagagtatgctgGTACAAGGAAGCAGTTTAACAAGAAACTGAGTGAATTCGGAATGATTCAA GAGAAGTTTGCAGTGATGGCCCAGAATGCCTTTGTGATGGAGAGCATGGCCTACCTGACAGCAGGCATGATGGATCGGCCTGGGGTTCCAGACTGTTCTCTGGAGGCTGCCATGGTCAAG gtgtTCAGCTCggaagggggctgggtgtgtgtgagtgaggctcTACAGGTACTGGGAGGCCTGGGGTACACCAAGAACTACCCATACGAGCGATATCTGAGGGACTGTCGTATCCTGCTCATCTTTGAG GGGACCAATGAGATCTTGAGGATGTACATTGCTCTCACTGGGATGCAGTATGCTGGCAAAATCCTGACCGGGAAAATAAA AGAGCTGAAGAAGGGCAACGTTGGTGTGGTTGCGGATATGGTGGGGAAGAGGCTGAGAGAGTTTGCAAACATGCCCAGGGACATGGGCCTTACTGGGGCTGATGGAGTGGTGCACCCCAGTCTTACG GAAAGTACAAAGAAGCTTGAACAAAGCGTTATGTTTTTTGGTAACACAGTGGAGAGCTTACTATACAGATACGGGAAG ACTCTAGTTGACGAGCAGCTGGTCCTGAAGCGTGTAGCAGACATCCTCATCAACCTGTACGCCATGACAGCCGTTCTGTCCAGAACCAGCCGCTCCATTAGGATTGGCCTGAAGAACCACGACCACGAG GTTCTGCTCACAAACACTTTCTGCACAGAAGCTTTTCACAAAAACAATTACTTGATGTTCCAGCTCCAGAAAA ATAGTCCAGAGAACAACGATGCCAACATCAAGAAGATAGCTCAGGCTGTTTTGGAGCAGAGGGCATACATCTGCTCTCACCCTCTGGACAGAACCTTCTGA